Genomic DNA from Gammaproteobacteria bacterium:
GACGCCTGCCGATCAACCGATTCCCCCGATGCCCGCCCGCGGCACACCGGGCTCACCCGCGACCGAACCGATGGGCACGACATCGGCCGAATGGGCGCTTCGTCCGGGCGCCGCTACCCGACACGCGGGCAGCGCCTGGTCCAGGTCAGTGACCAGGTCGTCCGCCGATTCGATGCCGACGGAGACGCGGAGCAGGCCCTTGCCGATCCCCGCGATGGCCTGGGCGGCCTCGTCCATGGCCGCGTGGGTCATCGTGGCCGGGTGGCAGATGAGGCTCTCGACGCCGCCCAGCGACTCGGCCAGGGTGAACAGGCGAAGCCGGGCGAGGAGCTCTTCGGCTGCCGCGCGCCCGCCGTTCAGCTCGAAGCTGAACAGGCTGCCGTATCCGGACTGCTGGCGGCGGGCGAGGTCGTGCCCGGGGTGCGTCGTGAGTCCCGGGTAGTAGACCCGGGCGACCGCGGGATGCGACGCGAGCAGATCGACGACCGCG
This window encodes:
- a CDS encoding PLP-dependent transferase encodes the protein IAWWTNATGAAQSPFDSYLALRGMRTLFARTRIHEENTSAVVDLLASHPAVARVYYPGLTTHPGHDLARRQQSGYGSLFSFELNGGRAAAEELLARLRLFTLAESLGGVESLICHPATMTHAAMDEAAQAIAGIGKGLLRVSVGIESADDLVTDLDQALPACRVAAPGRSAHSADVVPIGSVAGEPGVPRAGIGGIG